The genomic window TGGGGCCGCCGCGCAACGGCAAAGAGAAGCCGGCGAACGGTCACTCATCCTGACAAATCTTGGGCGCGGCGGCTGCGCCGTCCTTCGGCCTTGCGCCGGCCGTGGCAGGGCCACTTGGTTTTTTGGCAGCCGCCTTCGGATCGGCCGGCTGCTGCACGCGCGTCCAATTCTCGCCGCCGCAGAAGATGCCGCCCAACACGCAACCTTCAATCTTCAGGACGTCGTCGCTGAGCAGCGTTATGCTGGCGGAATACATCTTCCCGCTTTGCGCGTTGTAGACCTCGCCTTCCCACTTGTTGGACTTGACCGGCATCATGCCCCGCAAGATCGGCACGCCGACAATGGGGCGGTTTCGTTTCGCCGGATCGGGATTTTTTCGATCGATTCCCGGCTCCCGCGTCCAGGAAATGAATCCCCAGAGGCCGTTGTCGCAAGGCTCAATGCGGATGCGCGCGTTGCCATCCTTCACCAACCACTCGCCGGCCGGATCGGCGGCCAGCGCAGCGCCGCACATGCAAGACAACAGGACAGCGGCAAGGCAAACCTTTCGCATTCCTTCCTCCGAGAGCAGACCTAGCCTATTTCCTTCTTCCGCACGTCGCCGCCCGAAAATGCCGGAGAGCTCGCGCCCCCACTCCCCCAAAGCTCCGGGTAATTGGCAAATCGGGGCAGCGTCTTGTCGTAACGCGTCGGCTCGAGCAGCGGCAGCAATTTCTTTAACACCATATTGGGAATTCGTGATGTGTGCCGCACATAGAGATCAAGCGGATAAAGCTGGAATCGCAAATGCCACTTCGGATCATAATTCAGCGAGCTGCTGAGGCAACGCCTGTAGCCGAGAGCGATGGCCCAATTCATGATATCGCGAAATATGTAAAAATAAAGATGCAGGTCGAGGGCGACGGTGTAGTCTAGGCCGAGATACTCATTGCAGATCGTGTCGTCCTGCATCATGGACAGACTGAAAGCGACAACCCTGCCGCATTGTCGCCAAACAAAGAACCGGACCTTGTCCGGCATGGCGCGACCAATCTGACAAATATAATCCTTCGTCAGCCTCTCGAAGCGGAGCGTCGAGCGCTCGTAGACCTGAAGATAGAGCGGGTAGAGTTCATCAAC from Pseudorhodoplanes sp. includes these protein-coding regions:
- a CDS encoding DUF2147 domain-containing protein, producing the protein MRKVCLAAVLLSCMCGAALAADPAGEWLVKDGNARIRIEPCDNGLWGFISWTREPGIDRKNPDPAKRNRPIVGVPILRGMMPVKSNKWEGEVYNAQSGKMYSASITLLSDDVLKIEGCVLGGIFCGGENWTRVQQPADPKAAAKKPSGPATAGARPKDGAAAAPKICQDE